The Etheostoma spectabile isolate EspeVRDwgs_2016 unplaced genomic scaffold, UIUC_Espe_1.0 scaffold00001626, whole genome shotgun sequence genome includes a region encoding these proteins:
- the LOC116675190 gene encoding trace amine-associated receptor 13c-like, whose amino-acid sequence MEVEDGAELCFPQFQNTSCTKPSSPWPQTLLIYIVWYSLSLTTVTLNLLIIISVSHFRQLHTPTNILLLSLAVSDLLVGLVLMPGEILKKTSCWFLGDFVCFLYNYLSSIIATSSLGDMVLISVDRYVAICDPLHYNTRITVNRVKLSVFLCWLYSASYSFLLVKDDLTQPRRYNSCYGECVLVIDYVIKAVDMVLSFIVPVTIIVALYLRVFAVAVSQARAMRSHITAVTLQLSVTPKAKKSELKAARTLGVLVVVYLICFCPYYSVSLAGDSLVNALYASFIVPIFYFLNSGLNPMIYALFYPWFRKAVKLIVTLQILQPGSRETNML is encoded by the exons ATGGAGGTTGAGGACGGAGCCGAGCTCTGCTTTCCACAGTTCCAAAACACCTCCTGCACGAAGCCCTCGTCTCCTTGGCCCCAAACACTGCTCATTTACATTGTGTGGTACTCCCTCTCTCTGACCACTGTAACTCTTAACCTGCTCATAATCATCTCAGTCTCCCACTTCAGGCAG CTCCACACCCCCAccaacatcctcctcctctctctggctgtctcaGACCTTCTAGTGGGCCTCGTGCTGATGCCGGGAGAAATCCTCAAAAAAACATCCTGCTGGTTTCTTggtgactttgtgtgttttctttataattATCTTTCAAGCATCATTGCCACATCCTCATTAGGTGACATGGTGCTCATATCAGTTGACCGTTATGTGGCTATTTGTGACCCTTTGCATTACAACACCAGAATCACTGTGAACAGAGTTAAActcagtgtgtttctgtgttggcTCTATTCTGCTTCCTACAGCTTTCTCTTGGTGAAGGATGACCTGACTCAACCAAGGAGGTATAATTCCTGCTACGGAGAATGTGTGTTGGTCATCGACTATGTCATAAAAGCTGTAGACATGGTTTTGTCCTTTATTGTTCCAGTTACTATCATTGTGGCTCTGTATCTGAGAGTATTTGCCGTGGCTGTGTCTCAGGCTCGTGCCATGCGCTCTCACATTACAGCTGTCACACTCCAGCTGTCAGTGACTCCAAAGGCAAAGAAATCAGAGCTGAAAGCAGCCAGGACTCTTGGTGTTCTGGTAGTTGTGTACCTAATATGTTTCTGTCCATATTACTCTGTTTCTCTTGCAGGTGACAGCTTGGTCAATGCTTTGTATGCATCCTTTATTGTCCCaatcttttactttttaaactctggtcTAAACCCTATGATCTATGCCTTGTTTTACCCCTGGTTTAGAAAAGCAGTTAAACTCATTGTTACTCTTCAGATACTGCAGCCTGGCTCTCGTGAGACCAACATGTTGTAG